The following proteins are encoded in a genomic region of Capra hircus breed San Clemente chromosome 16, ASM170441v1, whole genome shotgun sequence:
- the NMNAT1 gene encoding nicotinamide/nicotinic acid mononucleotide adenylyltransferase 1, whose product MENPEKTEVVLLACGSFNPITNMHLRLFELAKDYMNGTGKYKVIKGIISPVGDAYKKKGLISACHRVIMAELATKNSKWIEVDTWESLQKEWTETAKVLRHHQEKLEASICDPQQNSPVLEKPGRKRKWAEQKQDFSEKKSLEQTKTKGVPKVKLLCGADFLESFGVPNLWKSEDITKILGDHGLICITRAGNDAQKFIYESDVLWKHQNNIHLVNEWITNDISSTKIRRALRRGQSIRYLVPDLVQEYIEKHNLYSSESEERNVGVVLAPLQRNTTEVKA is encoded by the exons ATGGAGAACCCAGAGAAGACAGAAGTAGTTCTCCTTGCTTGTGGGTCCTTTAATCCTATCACCAACATGCACCTCCGGCTGTTTGAGCTGGCCAAGGACTACATGAATGGAACAG GAAAATATAAAGTTATCAAAGGCATAATTTCTCCAGTCGGCGATGCATATAAGAAGAAAGGACTCATCTCTGCCTGTCACCGAGTTATCATGGCAGAACTTGCCACCAAGAACTCAAAATGGATAGAAGTTGATACATGGGAAAGTCTTCAGAAAGAGTGGACAGAGACAGCCAAGGTGCTAAG ACACCATCAAGAGAAGCTGGAGGCCAGTATCTGTGATCCCCAGCAGAACTCACCTGTGCTGGAAAAGCCTGGACGGAAAAGAAAGTGGGCTGAACAAAAACAAGATTTTAGTGAAAAGAAATCCCTAGAGCAAACAAAAACGAAAG GTGTGCCAAAGGTGAAGCTGCTGTGTGGAGCAGATTTTTTGGAGTCCTTTGGTGTGCCCAATCTATGGAAGAGTGAGGATATCACCAAAATCCTGGGAGACCACGGGCTCATATGTATTACTCGGGCTGGGAATGATGCCCAGAAGTTCATCTACGAATCCGACGTGCTATGGAAACACCAGAACAACATTCACTTGGTGAACGAATGGATCACCAATGACATCTCCTCCACGAAGATCCGGCGAGCCCTCAGGAGGGGCCAGAGCATTCGCTACTTGGTCCCCGATCTTGTACAAGAATATATTGAAAAGCATAATCTGTATAGCTCTGAGAGTGAGGAGAGGAATGTTGGAGTGGTCCTGGCTCCTTTGCAGAGAAACACTACAGAAGTTAAGGCATAA